From Salvelinus sp. IW2-2015 linkage group LG33, ASM291031v2, whole genome shotgun sequence, one genomic window encodes:
- the LOC111957361 gene encoding phosphatidylinositol 4-phosphate 5-kinase-like protein 1 isoform X2, translating to MDKRSGLRLCHFGTARRRRWWGLRRRWIYIYITFTFTWRMLGVFKTNQEHDLCSLTCLMKEGLHAVLQTSNNTTVPDKLSAEHYKSAETQVHKDLEMQTFAGPVFAGLRRSLDITEEEYHRSLSSGGCYLQFISNSKSKADFFLTNDKRFFLKTQNTREVTFFLSNLKAYMDHLEKYPHSLVVRFLGLYSIQIPNKTKKYFIVMQNVFYPDERINTRYDIKGCEVGRWTDPASTGNPVTKILKDNNFEGKHIILDKQRSWLVDQVEIDSAFLRSLNVLDYSILLAHQPLHQDELDRKHSFSNLTMRTVKSMDQDSPAEEDPPTIPLLEGYSARLASDTIDSGSDHVQNTGEHSGHGIPLQEINLHSVNCTDADLLEFQAHHRRLLPNLKNSVHVIDGPKLRYFVGIVDFFTVYGVKKRQENLWKSLRFPGRAFSTVSPATYSQRFCQWVKDHTK from the exons ATGGATAAGAGGAGCGGTCTGCGCCTGTGTCACTTTGGGACAGCCAGGCGAAGGCGATGGTGGGGTCTGAGGAGAAgatggatttacatttacatcacatttacatttacatggaGGATGCTAGGGGTGTTTAAGACCAACCAGGAACATGACTTATGCAGCCTCACCTGTCTTATGAAAGAGGGCCTGCATGCTGTCCTACAGACCAGCAACAACACAACAGTACCT GATAAACTTTCTGCTGAACATTACAAATCGGCGGAGACTCAAGTCCATAAG GACTTGGAGATGCAGACGTTTGCAGGGCCTGTGTTTGCCGGCCTGCGGCGGTCCCTGGATATAACAGAGGAGGAGTACCACAGGTCCCTCTCTTCAGGCGGCTGCTATCTACAGTTCATCAGCAACTCCAAGAGCAAGGCTGACTTCTTCCTCAC GAATGACAAGAGGTTCTTCCTAAAGACACAGAATACGCGGGAGGTTACGTTTTTTCTATCCAACCTGAAGGCATATATGGATCATTTGGAGAAATACCCCCACTCATTGGTGGTCAGGTTCCTGG GTCTCTATAGCatccaaattccaaataaaacaaAG aAGTATTTCATTGTGATGCAGAATGTGTTTTACCCGGACGAGAGGATTAATACCAG ATATGACATCAAGGGCTGTGAGGTGGGTAGGTGGACTGACCCTGCATCTACGGGAAACCCAGTTACTAAGATTCTGAAGGATAACAACTTTGAAGGAAAGCACATCATTCTGG ATAAGCAGCGCTCCTGGCTTGTGGATCAGGTTGAAATAGACTCAGCCTTCCTCCGTAGCCTCAATGTGCTTGACTACAGTATCCTGCTGGCCCATCAACCCTTGCACCAAGATGAGCTGGACAGGAAGCACTCCTTTAGTAACCTAACTATGCGCACTGTAAA GTCCATGGACCAAGACAGTCCCGCAGAGGAAGATCCCCCCACTATTCCGTTGTTGGAGGGGTACTCTGCTCGACTGGCATCAGATACAATAGACAGTGGGTCAGACCACGTCCAGAATACAGGAGAACACTCTGGCCATGGAATCCCCCTCCAGGAGATAAACCTACACTCCGTAAACTGTACAGATGCAGATCTCCTGGAgttccaagctcatcaccgtaGGCTGCTGCCTAATTTAAAAAACTCAGTGCATGTCATAGACGGACCAAAGCTGCGCTACTTTGTGGGTATTGTAGACTTTTTCACTGTGTACGGTGTGAAGAAAAGGCAGGAGAACCTGTGGAAGAGTCTGCGCTTCCCTGGCAGAGCCTTCTCCACTGTCAGCCCAGCTACCTACTCCCAGAGGTTCTGCCAGTGGGTAAAGGACCACACCAAGTAA
- the LOC111957361 gene encoding phosphatidylinositol 4-phosphate 5-kinase-like protein 1 isoform X3 — protein MTFHTTLELFQGKDKLSAEHYKSAETQVHKDLEMQTFAGPVFAGLRRSLDITEEEYHRSLSSGGCYLQFISNSKSKADFFLTNDKRFFLKTQNTREVTFFLSNLKAYMDHLEKYPHSLVVRFLGLYSIQIPNKTKKYFIVMQNVFYPDERINTRYDIKGCEVGRWTDPASTGNPVTKILKDNNFEGKHIILDKQRSWLVDQVEIDSAFLRSLNVLDYSILLAHQPLHQDELDRKHSFSNLTMRTVKSMDQDSPAEEDPPTIPLLEGYSARLASDTIDSGSDHVQNTGEHSGHGIPLQEINLHSVNCTDADLLEFQAHHRRLLPNLKNSVHVIDGPKLRYFVGIVDFFTVYGVKKRQENLWKSLRFPGRAFSTVSPATYSQRFCQWVKDHTK, from the exons atgactttccacacaacactggaactcttccaaggcaag GATAAACTTTCTGCTGAACATTACAAATCGGCGGAGACTCAAGTCCATAAG GACTTGGAGATGCAGACGTTTGCAGGGCCTGTGTTTGCCGGCCTGCGGCGGTCCCTGGATATAACAGAGGAGGAGTACCACAGGTCCCTCTCTTCAGGCGGCTGCTATCTACAGTTCATCAGCAACTCCAAGAGCAAGGCTGACTTCTTCCTCAC GAATGACAAGAGGTTCTTCCTAAAGACACAGAATACGCGGGAGGTTACGTTTTTTCTATCCAACCTGAAGGCATATATGGATCATTTGGAGAAATACCCCCACTCATTGGTGGTCAGGTTCCTGG GTCTCTATAGCatccaaattccaaataaaacaaAG aAGTATTTCATTGTGATGCAGAATGTGTTTTACCCGGACGAGAGGATTAATACCAG ATATGACATCAAGGGCTGTGAGGTGGGTAGGTGGACTGACCCTGCATCTACGGGAAACCCAGTTACTAAGATTCTGAAGGATAACAACTTTGAAGGAAAGCACATCATTCTGG ATAAGCAGCGCTCCTGGCTTGTGGATCAGGTTGAAATAGACTCAGCCTTCCTCCGTAGCCTCAATGTGCTTGACTACAGTATCCTGCTGGCCCATCAACCCTTGCACCAAGATGAGCTGGACAGGAAGCACTCCTTTAGTAACCTAACTATGCGCACTGTAAA GTCCATGGACCAAGACAGTCCCGCAGAGGAAGATCCCCCCACTATTCCGTTGTTGGAGGGGTACTCTGCTCGACTGGCATCAGATACAATAGACAGTGGGTCAGACCACGTCCAGAATACAGGAGAACACTCTGGCCATGGAATCCCCCTCCAGGAGATAAACCTACACTCCGTAAACTGTACAGATGCAGATCTCCTGGAgttccaagctcatcaccgtaGGCTGCTGCCTAATTTAAAAAACTCAGTGCATGTCATAGACGGACCAAAGCTGCGCTACTTTGTGGGTATTGTAGACTTTTTCACTGTGTACGGTGTGAAGAAAAGGCAGGAGAACCTGTGGAAGAGTCTGCGCTTCCCTGGCAGAGCCTTCTCCACTGTCAGCCCAGCTACCTACTCCCAGAGGTTCTGCCAGTGGGTAAAGGACCACACCAAGTAA
- the LOC111957361 gene encoding phosphatidylinositol 4-phosphate 5-kinase-like protein 1 isoform X1 has protein sequence MTFHTTLELFQGKMDKRSGLRLCHFGTARRRRWWGLRRRWIYIYITFTFTWRMLGVFKTNQEHDLCSLTCLMKEGLHAVLQTSNNTTVPDKLSAEHYKSAETQVHKDLEMQTFAGPVFAGLRRSLDITEEEYHRSLSSGGCYLQFISNSKSKADFFLTNDKRFFLKTQNTREVTFFLSNLKAYMDHLEKYPHSLVVRFLGLYSIQIPNKTKKYFIVMQNVFYPDERINTRYDIKGCEVGRWTDPASTGNPVTKILKDNNFEGKHIILDKQRSWLVDQVEIDSAFLRSLNVLDYSILLAHQPLHQDELDRKHSFSNLTMRTVKSMDQDSPAEEDPPTIPLLEGYSARLASDTIDSGSDHVQNTGEHSGHGIPLQEINLHSVNCTDADLLEFQAHHRRLLPNLKNSVHVIDGPKLRYFVGIVDFFTVYGVKKRQENLWKSLRFPGRAFSTVSPATYSQRFCQWVKDHTK, from the exons atgactttccacacaacactggaactcttccaaggcaag ATGGATAAGAGGAGCGGTCTGCGCCTGTGTCACTTTGGGACAGCCAGGCGAAGGCGATGGTGGGGTCTGAGGAGAAgatggatttacatttacatcacatttacatttacatggaGGATGCTAGGGGTGTTTAAGACCAACCAGGAACATGACTTATGCAGCCTCACCTGTCTTATGAAAGAGGGCCTGCATGCTGTCCTACAGACCAGCAACAACACAACAGTACCT GATAAACTTTCTGCTGAACATTACAAATCGGCGGAGACTCAAGTCCATAAG GACTTGGAGATGCAGACGTTTGCAGGGCCTGTGTTTGCCGGCCTGCGGCGGTCCCTGGATATAACAGAGGAGGAGTACCACAGGTCCCTCTCTTCAGGCGGCTGCTATCTACAGTTCATCAGCAACTCCAAGAGCAAGGCTGACTTCTTCCTCAC GAATGACAAGAGGTTCTTCCTAAAGACACAGAATACGCGGGAGGTTACGTTTTTTCTATCCAACCTGAAGGCATATATGGATCATTTGGAGAAATACCCCCACTCATTGGTGGTCAGGTTCCTGG GTCTCTATAGCatccaaattccaaataaaacaaAG aAGTATTTCATTGTGATGCAGAATGTGTTTTACCCGGACGAGAGGATTAATACCAG ATATGACATCAAGGGCTGTGAGGTGGGTAGGTGGACTGACCCTGCATCTACGGGAAACCCAGTTACTAAGATTCTGAAGGATAACAACTTTGAAGGAAAGCACATCATTCTGG ATAAGCAGCGCTCCTGGCTTGTGGATCAGGTTGAAATAGACTCAGCCTTCCTCCGTAGCCTCAATGTGCTTGACTACAGTATCCTGCTGGCCCATCAACCCTTGCACCAAGATGAGCTGGACAGGAAGCACTCCTTTAGTAACCTAACTATGCGCACTGTAAA GTCCATGGACCAAGACAGTCCCGCAGAGGAAGATCCCCCCACTATTCCGTTGTTGGAGGGGTACTCTGCTCGACTGGCATCAGATACAATAGACAGTGGGTCAGACCACGTCCAGAATACAGGAGAACACTCTGGCCATGGAATCCCCCTCCAGGAGATAAACCTACACTCCGTAAACTGTACAGATGCAGATCTCCTGGAgttccaagctcatcaccgtaGGCTGCTGCCTAATTTAAAAAACTCAGTGCATGTCATAGACGGACCAAAGCTGCGCTACTTTGTGGGTATTGTAGACTTTTTCACTGTGTACGGTGTGAAGAAAAGGCAGGAGAACCTGTGGAAGAGTCTGCGCTTCCCTGGCAGAGCCTTCTCCACTGTCAGCCCAGCTACCTACTCCCAGAGGTTCTGCCAGTGGGTAAAGGACCACACCAAGTAA